actctgtatccgtacactaCCTAGTGTATTTTCTcggtaggtacctaagtaTATAGGTAGGCATCTACCTATGTTAGGTACTTTGGATCAAAGGCCTTCCGGCCGGTTTCAACACCGACTCCCGCTCCGTCTGCGGATGCCGTCCCGTCATCACCGTCGGTACCGAAGCCCGTCGAAGGTCAGAGGCGCTCCACGCAGGACCCTGACCGCGATGATGCCAGCCCTTGCTAGCCTTGACATAGCACATGACGATGCATCAGATGACATGTATTGTATAttttcctcgtcggcatcgttTCATGGCGGAGCTAGCTGTCTATCGTCTGCGATGTTCTCAACGATCATACGCTGTGCCGAAAGCAATTTCCCTCGCTTCCCATGCAGATCCATACTATGCCAACTTCTTGGCGTCTATGTTGTGTTACAAGAAAAAACATCAAAAACTCCAGTCACGTATAAGCGCGTGAATGGTATAGATGTCGCTCGTTTGCGTCTCTCGCAAGTAGCCGGTTGTTTAAGGCTTATAtaccatcatcctcgtctaCGTTCAGGCGGGTTTAGCCGTCTTACAGAACTAGAACTGTCCATGACATATATGCCAGGCAGGCCTGGCTTATCAATGGTCTTGCAGGCGTCGTTACACAATAGCTCTTTTCTCAGGAAGTCGCGTTAAGTTTCGCCATGACCTATCGCGAGCGTCAGCATTTGAGGTCAGTCAGCGGTAGCTGAGAGGGAGTCGCCTACCATTGCAAACCTAGGAGAGACAAACAGTGCAGAAGCCTGCGCCAGAATCTCAGGCTCCTCTCCGTTCACCGCCAGCGTTTCCAAGTGACCCTCGACCCACGCCTTACGCCCCTCAACCCTCATTGTCCGCGCCCGCATGACAACGTAAGTGCCCGCCTGCACCGGTTTCTTATAGTTAATTTCCAGTCTGGCTGTGACACCCACGTTATGCGGAAGCGCGCCAAAACAGCACCGCGCCAGGCCCTCGTCAAGCATGGTAGCTAGTAGTCCACCATGAACGATACCAGGATGACCACACATATCTGTGCCAAGGTGGGAGATGGACACGAACGACTTGCCACCCTTCTCGGTCCAGCAGACAGGGGGCACCGTAATGCGACCGGGCCCCAGGAGCGTGCCACCCGTGAGGTTGTGACGTCGCAGTGCTTCAGGGAGCCTCATATGAGGACGAGACTCTATCATGTCAGGGTTCTGCCGCATCTCCGCCGCAAGGGGGTGACGGTTGATGAAGTCGTCGACTTCTCGagcctcgtcatcctccgGAACAAAAGCGCGCAGACTATCCTCGTCAGACCGATACCGTGTCACATCAAGGAGACCAGGTACGAGAGgagttgccgccgcggcgaaTCCCAGGCTGGCAAAGAGCAGCCCAAACGCGCCAAATCTGACGGCTCTGCGAAGTCGGGAGTGGGTTCGTGTCGGTCGCGTGGCTTGATCTGATACAAGCATCAGTCGAGTTAGACACAGATCAAAAGAACCGACAATAGCTCACCTGCACCTACACCTGGGTGGTAACATCGAAAACTGGCctggcggcagcgggccgATGGCTGTAAGGCGTGGGCTTGCACGGTTGCAGAGCGCCGTGCGGGCTGCCTCAGCACAGTCCTCAACGCATGAGGTGTCGTTATCATAGCTTGCTACCAATTCGTTAAACGGAGAGAATCAGGGCAGAAGCTTAAAAGTTCGTCTGTGGGAGGGATGAAGCCAGGTCAGGGAAGTACACTGCAGATACGCGCAGAGCCGAGGTGTTTGGAAGGACATTGCGACCGCGACGGCCCCGATAGGTGCATGGCTGCTTGTTTTCCCCCAATGCACGGCCAGGTAGGTAAGATATGCACCAATTGAGGCTGTAAGGGTCGTAGATAATCCCCGTTTTTCACCTTCGGCCATACGACCACGCCTCCCTGTCAGGAAACGACCCTGACCACATGACATCACACCCTCCTTGAAACTGCTAGACAAAAAGTCCACAGTTCGCTGTTGGTTATACAGTGCCATTTTATCTCCAAGCATAGGATGATTATGGTCGTGGAAACAATCAGGATTCTGCGTTTCTCATTACCCCAGGAACCCTGTACTGTTTTTAGTGCGGAGTATAGCACTTATGCTGTGTTTTCtactgttgttgtttttcttACATGttgtgtacctgtgcgacctTACAAGAGACCGCCTTGGTCACGTACCTTACTTAGTACAGTGCCGGTCGGTGCGTCGATGGGGTTCTTGGTCAAGCAATCACACTTGAGGTCGCCAGGTCCATTGCACTCTGTACCCCTCACTTCGGTCAGGCCCTGAAGACCAGCCGGTTACAACTATAAAACACATTGTTGAGCAGCAGATGAATAGCGAATTGGCCTGGTCAGATTTGATTTTCATCATTCATCATCCATCGGCTTGGCACCCTATCTCAGATCGCATTATCTCCGTTGCTGCTCCATCTCAAGGCGCAAACTCGCCGCACCTATTGCACAGACGCAATCAGTACAATGGTGATGCTCTCTTCTTTCTATTTCCCTGTTCCCGGAGTTGCACGTGTTATGGGATGTGCGTGTCTGATTCGTTGTCTGACATGGCTTGCTTCAGGCTACAGCGGAAACCGTAGACTTGGGCAGAGTCCATGAGCCCAAAGAGGAGTCCATCAAGGTCTTCAGGCAGATCGAGCACGAGTTGAAGAAAGAGCTGCTTCATATTCGGCATGAATATCGCAGTATGTTCATGACTTTTTGTGTTTTTCCCCGCCGCCTTCCACGTATCCCATCACGGCAGATCAAGGTCTGGCTATGCTAATGGTTATTCCTGCCAGAGCACGAGCCCGAATATTTCCGGGCAGTGGTAAGAATACTCCTCTAACCTTCCCAGGTCCATCTTCTCATATTAGAGCTGCGGTAGGAACATCTTGATGATCAGCAGTTGGTTGCTTTCGGCCCGGGTGACTTTGTTGCTGTGAGAGTCGCCGTCTCAGCATATGGGATCCATCTCTTTGGCAAAGTTCAT
The DNA window shown above is from Colletotrichum destructivum chromosome 2, complete sequence and carries:
- a CDS encoding Putative Thioesterase domain, HotDog domain superfamily produces the protein MITTPHALRTVLRQPARRSATVQAHALQPSARCRQASFRCYHPGVGADQATRPTRTHSRLRRAVRFGAFGLLFASLGFAAAATPLVPGLLDVTRYRSDEDSLRAFVPEDDEAREVDDFINRHPLAAEMRQNPDMIESRPHMRLPEALRRHNLTGGTLLGPGRITVPPVCWTEKGGKSFVSISHLGTDMCGHPGIVHGGLLATMLDEGLARCCFGALPHNVGVTARLEINYKKPVQAGTYVVMRARTMRVEGRKAWVEGHLETLAVNGEEPEILAQASALFVSPRFAMVMAKLNATS